TGGTATTGTCAAAGTAGGTACCTATATCATGCCAGGTATGATTCTTGTCGGTAAGGTTTCACCAAAAGGTGAAGTAAAACCAACCCCTGAAGAGAGACTTCTACGTGCAATCTTTGGTGAAAAAGCAGGACACGTTGTTAATAAATCATTGTATGCAACGCCATCTTTAGAAGGTATCGTTGTGGATGTTAAAATCTTTACGAAAAAAGGTTATGACAAAGATCCACGCGCTGTTCAAGCGTATGAGCAAGAAAAAGAGATATTAGACCGTGAACATCATGATAAACTCTTGATGTTAGATCGTGAAGAGATGTTACGCATCAACGCGTTGCTTCTTCGAAATCCATTGAATGAAGATCAAGAGATCAGTAAAAACAGCTATAAAAAAGGTGGTTTTATTAAAGCGGAAGATCTTCATAATGTGAACCGTTTTTCAATCAACTCGATTGTAAAAGCGTTCTCAAATGAGATTCAAGACGAATACAAAGACCTTAAAGTCTACTTCCAAAATGAGAAGAAAAAACTCAAAGAAGAGCACGACGAGAAGCTTAATATCATTGAAAAAGATGACATTTTGCCAAGTGGCGTTGTGAAACTTGTTAAAGTTTATGTCGCAACCAAACGTAAACTCAAAGTGGGCGATAAAATGGCAGGACGTCACGGAAACAAAGGTATTGTCTCCAATATCGTTCGTGAAGTGGATATGCCTTACCTTAAAAACGGTGAGATTGTTGATATTGTTCTCAATCCACTGGGTGTTCCAAGTCGTATGAACATCGGACAAATTCTTGAGGTTCACTTAGGACTTGTTGGTAAACGTCTGGGCAATCAAATCGAAGAGATCTTTAAAGAGAAGCAAGGTGATTGGATCAAGTCACTTCGTGAAAAAATGATTAGCATTGCTGATGTTGCAAAACTGATGGATGCACGTAATTTCATGGATACTTTAAATGATGAGCAACTTTTAGGTTATGCCCGTGATTGGAGTAAGGGTGTGCGTTTTGCAAGCCCAATCTTTGAAGGTGTTAATACAGAAGAATTTGCAAAACTCTTTGAGATGGCAAAAATTGATACCGATGGAAAGACCGATTTATACGATGGTATGACTGGTCAAAAAATGCATGAAAAAGTCAACGTGGGTTACATGTACATGTTAAAACTCCACCACTTGGTTGACGAAAAAGTGCATGCACGAAGTACAGGACCATACTCACTGGTCACACAACAGCCAGTAGGTGGTAAAGCACTCTTTGGTGGACAACGATTCGGTGAGATGGAGGTTTGGGCGCTTGAGGCATACGGTGCTGCTCATACCCTAAGAGAAATGTTAACAGTCAAATCAGACGACGTTGAAGGACGTATTTTAGCTTATAAAGCACTCACACGAGGTGAAAATGTCCCTCAAACAGGAATTCCTGAAACATTCTATGTTTTAACGAATGAGTTGAAGTCTTTGGCTTTAGATGTTGAGATTTATGACGAGGTGGAAGAAGATGAAACGACTAGAACCAATTGAGATTCACGAAGAGAGCCGTCCTAGGGACTTTAAAGCATTTCAACTAAGACTTGCAAGCCCAGAGAAGATCCGCTCATGGAGTTATGGTGAGGTCAAAAAGCCAGAAACCATTAACTATCGTACGCTCAAACCAGAGCGTGATGGCCTTTTTTGTGCGAAAATCTTTGGACCCGTTAGAGATTATGAATGTCTATGCGGAAAATACAAAAAGATGCGTTACAAAGGCATTAAATGTGAGAAATGTGGCGTTGAAGTCACCAGTACCAAAGTAAGACGTTCACGTATGGGTCACATCGAGTTAGTAACTCCTGTGGCGCATATTTGGTATGTTAACTCACTTCCAAGCCGTGTGGGAACACTGCTTGGCGTTAAGATGAAAGATCTTGAGCGCGTACTTTACTATGAAGCCTACATTGTTGAACAAGCAGGCGAAGCATTTTACGATGCCGAAAACAAAAACAAAGTCGCTTTGTACGATGTTTTAAATGAAGAACAGTACCAAGCGCTCCAACAAAAATTTGAAGACACCGGTTTTGTTGCAAAAATGGGTGGAGAGGTTATTCGCAATCTCTTAGCAAGCCTTGATCTTGTAGAAGTTCTTGGACAGCTTAAAGAAGACATTAACCAAACCAGTTCAGAAGCGAAGAAAAAAACGATTATTAAACGTCTGAAAGTGGTTGAAGCATTCCTTCACAGTGGCAATCGCCCTGAGTGGATGATGATTACAATGCTCCCCGTACTTCCCCCAGATCTTAGACCACTTGTGGCACTTGATGGCGGAAAGTTTGCGGTCAGTGACGTGAATGATCTTTATCGTCGTGTTATCAACAGAAATGCTCGTTTGAAACGTTTGATGGAACTTGATGCGCCTGAGATTATTATTCGCAACGAAAAAAGAATGCTTCAAGAAGCCGTTGATGCGTTGTTTGATAATGGTCGTCGTGCCAATGCGGTCAAAGGTGCTAACAAGCGTCCTTTAAAATCGCTCTCAGAGATTATCAAAGGTAAACAAGGCCGTTTCCGTCAAAACCTTCTCGGTAAAAGGGTTGACTTCTCGGGTCGTTCGGTTATCGTTGTTGGACCAAACTTGAGAATGGACCAATGTGGTCTTCCAAAACAGATGGCTCTTGAATTATTTAAACCCCATTTGTTAGCGCGTCTTGAAGAAAAAGGGTATGCTACAACGGTTAAACAAGCAAAAAAAATGATTGATAGTAAAACCAATGAAGTATGGGAATGTCTCGCTGAAGTGGTTAAAGGTCATCCGGTTATGTTAAACCGTGCGCCGACACTTCACAAACTCTCTATTCAGGCGTTTCACCCTGTTTTGATTGATGGAAAAGCGATTCGTTTGCATCCTCTTGTATGTTCTGCTTTCAACGCGGACTTCGACGGCGATCAAATGGCGGTTCACGTTCCATTGTCTCAAGAGGCCATTGCAGAGTGTAAAATTTTGATGCTAAGTTCGATGAATATCTTACTTCCAGCTTCGGGTAAAGCGGTCACCGTTCCAACCCAAGATATGGTTTTGGGTCTTTATTACTTAACACTCGAAAAACCACATGCAAAAGGAAGTAATAAAATTTTTGCCAATGTGGATGAAGTTCATATTGCAATTGATGCAGGATTTTTAGATATTCATGCCAAAATTAAAACACGTATTAACGATAGAGTACTCTTTACCACAGCGGGTCGTTTGATTTTAAAATCAATCTTACCTTCTTTTGTTCCTGAAGAGCTATGGAACAGAGTGTTGAAGAAGAAAAATATTGGTGGATTGGTTGATCATATCTTTAAAGAGGGTGGTATTGGTATCACTGCAGGATTCTTGGATAACCTTAAAACACTTGGTTTTAAATATGCGACACAATCAGGAATTTCAGTCTCTATTGATGATATTCGTGTGCCTGATACTAAAGTGAAAAAGATTAAAGAAGCGAAGAAAAAAGTACGTGAAATCCAAAAACAGTTCAGTTCTGGTCTCTTAACCGAGCAAGAGCGTTATAACAAAATTATTGATATTTGGACCGATACAAACAATGACGTAGCTTCTGAGATGATGAAGCTGACTGAGAGTCACAAAGGCGGCTTTAACTCAATTTACATGATGGCAGACTCTGGTGCGCGTGGTTCTGCTGCGCAAATCCGTCAGTTAGCTGGTATGAGGGGTCTTATGGCAAAACCTGATGGAAGTATTATTGAAACACCAATTATTTCAAACTTCCGTGAAGGTCTAAATGTTCTTGAGTACTTTATTTCAACGCACGGTGCACGTAAAGGTCTTGCGGATACCGCTCTTAAAACAGCGAACGCGGGTTACTTGACACGTAAACTGATCGACGTTGCACAAAACGTTAAAGTGACGATGGATGATTGTGGTACACACGAAGGTGTTGAAATCACAGAAATCAGTGAAAGCGGTGAGCTCGTCGAGGCATTGTACGAGCGAGCAACGGGACGTGTTCTAGCCGAAGACGTTATCGATACGATTACCAATGAAGTCCTTTTCACCGAGGGAACATTAATTGATGAGAAGAGCGCACAAGCCCTTAAAGAGGCGAGCATTAAGTCGGTTGTGATTCGTACACCGATTACATGTAAAGCTAAAAAAGGTGTCTGTGCGAAATGTTATGGTACCAACTTGGCTGAGGGAACTTTGGTTCGCCCGGGCGAAGCAGTAGGTATTATTTCAGCACAATCCATTGGTGAGCCAGGTACGCAGTTGACGCTTCGTACATTCCACATCGGTGGTACGGCATCAACTGAATCTCAAGATCGTCAAGTTATTGCTCAAAAAGAGGGTTTTATTCGTTATTACAATGTAAAAACGTATGCAACCAAAGAGGGTAAAAACATCGTTGCGAATCGTAGAAATGCAGCCATCTTACTTGTTGAGCCAAAGATCAAAGCACCGTTTAAAGGTACGATTGAGATCGATACAGCGCACGAAGAGACAGCGATTACGATGAGTGGAACTGCGGGTGAGACTATTCGCTATACGCTTCGTAAAAGTGACTTTGCTAAGCCAAATGAGCTTGCGGGTGTTAGTGGTAAAATTGAAGGTAAATTCTACATCCCTTACGTTAGTGGTGATGTGGTTGAGCTGAATGAGAGTATCGTAGAGGTGATTAAAGAGGGTTGGAACGTTCCAAGCCGTATTCCTTATGCGAGTGAACTTAAAGTCAAAAATGGTGAGCCGATTATTCAAAAAATTCATGCGGATGCAAAAGGTATTGTCAAATACTATAAACTTCGTGGGGATTATTTAGAGCGTATCCATGACATTGAAAAAGGTCATATTGTTAAAGAAAAAGGTATTTTTGCGGTTGTTGCGGATGATGATGATCGAGAAGCGATTCGTCATTACATTCCTCGTGACTCCATTATTGATGTCAATGACAACAGCATGGTTGAAGGTAAAACACTGCTTGCGTACCCATCCACCAGTGAGCAAATTACGATTGCTGAGTGGGATCCGTACTCTACACCAATTATTGCGGAAGATGCGGGTACGATTACGTTTGAAGACATTGAACCAGGGATTAGTGCGACAGAACAATTCGATGATATGACGGGTCAAAGCAGACTTGTGATCAACGAGTATCTTCCAAGCGGCATGAAACCGACGATCATCATTGCCAATAAAAACGGTGAGATTGTGAAGTAC
Above is a genomic segment from Sulfurospirillum halorespirans DSM 13726 containing:
- the rpoC gene encoding DNA-directed RNA polymerase subunit beta', with protein sequence MKRLEPIEIHEESRPRDFKAFQLRLASPEKIRSWSYGEVKKPETINYRTLKPERDGLFCAKIFGPVRDYECLCGKYKKMRYKGIKCEKCGVEVTSTKVRRSRMGHIELVTPVAHIWYVNSLPSRVGTLLGVKMKDLERVLYYEAYIVEQAGEAFYDAENKNKVALYDVLNEEQYQALQQKFEDTGFVAKMGGEVIRNLLASLDLVEVLGQLKEDINQTSSEAKKKTIIKRLKVVEAFLHSGNRPEWMMITMLPVLPPDLRPLVALDGGKFAVSDVNDLYRRVINRNARLKRLMELDAPEIIIRNEKRMLQEAVDALFDNGRRANAVKGANKRPLKSLSEIIKGKQGRFRQNLLGKRVDFSGRSVIVVGPNLRMDQCGLPKQMALELFKPHLLARLEEKGYATTVKQAKKMIDSKTNEVWECLAEVVKGHPVMLNRAPTLHKLSIQAFHPVLIDGKAIRLHPLVCSAFNADFDGDQMAVHVPLSQEAIAECKILMLSSMNILLPASGKAVTVPTQDMVLGLYYLTLEKPHAKGSNKIFANVDEVHIAIDAGFLDIHAKIKTRINDRVLFTTAGRLILKSILPSFVPEELWNRVLKKKNIGGLVDHIFKEGGIGITAGFLDNLKTLGFKYATQSGISVSIDDIRVPDTKVKKIKEAKKKVREIQKQFSSGLLTEQERYNKIIDIWTDTNNDVASEMMKLTESHKGGFNSIYMMADSGARGSAAQIRQLAGMRGLMAKPDGSIIETPIISNFREGLNVLEYFISTHGARKGLADTALKTANAGYLTRKLIDVAQNVKVTMDDCGTHEGVEITEISESGELVEALYERATGRVLAEDVIDTITNEVLFTEGTLIDEKSAQALKEASIKSVVIRTPITCKAKKGVCAKCYGTNLAEGTLVRPGEAVGIISAQSIGEPGTQLTLRTFHIGGTASTESQDRQVIAQKEGFIRYYNVKTYATKEGKNIVANRRNAAILLVEPKIKAPFKGTIEIDTAHEETAITMSGTAGETIRYTLRKSDFAKPNELAGVSGKIEGKFYIPYVSGDVVELNESIVEVIKEGWNVPSRIPYASELKVKNGEPIIQKIHADAKGIVKYYKLRGDYLERIHDIEKGHIVKEKGIFAVVADDDDREAIRHYIPRDSIIDVNDNSMVEGKTLLAYPSTSEQITIAEWDPYSTPIIAEDAGTITFEDIEPGISATEQFDDMTGQSRLVINEYLPSGMKPTIIIANKNGEIVKYQLEPKTAIFVQNGVTVGLADLIGRTPKAIAKSKDITGGLPRISELFEARRPKNATVIAEIDGTIRFGKPLRSKERIIIEAVDGTSVEYLVDKNTQIHVQAGEFVHAGERLTDGVISSHDILRIMGEKALHYYLISEIQQVYRGQGVAINDKHIEVIVSQMLRQVRIVDSGDTKFIMGDLISRRRFREENEAVMKMGGEPAIAEPTLLGVTRAAIGSDSVISAASFQETTKVLTEASIAGKMDMLEDLKENVILGRMIPVGTGLYQNKSFNLELNPSRG